A genome region from Corvus hawaiiensis isolate bCorHaw1 chromosome 4, bCorHaw1.pri.cur, whole genome shotgun sequence includes the following:
- the METAP2 gene encoding methionine aminopeptidase 2, which yields MAGVGRAEEREQHLNGELPPEPEDRDGAAGLGAEDGAKKKRKKKKKGRAGPAGQETDKEMEGALDDVAKQLDKQALEEKEKDDDDEDGEGEGDGATGKKKKKKKKKKGPKVQTDPPSIPICDLFPSNVFPKGEECEYPPTQDGRTAAWRITSEEKKALDQASEEIWNDFREAAEAHRQVRKYVMSWIKPGMTMIEICEKLEDCSRKLIKENGLNAGLAFPTGCSLNNCAAHYTPNAGDPTVLQYNDICKIDFGTHISGRIIDCAFTVTFNPKYDRLLQAVKDATNTGIKCAGIDVRLCDVGEAIQEVMESYEVEIDGKTYQVKPIRNLNGHSIGPYRIHAGKTVPIVKGGEATRMEEGEVYAIETFGSTGKGVVHDDMECSHYMKNFDVGHVPIRLPRAKHLLNVINENFGTLAFCRRWLDRLGESKYLMALKNLCDLGIVDPYPPLCDIKGSYTAQFEHTILLRPTCKEVVSRGDDY from the exons ATGGCGGGCGTGGGGCGGGCGGAGGAGCGGGAGCAGCACCTGAACGGCGAGCTGCCCCCCGAGCCCGAGGACAGGGACGGCGCGGCTGGGCTCGGCGCCGAGGATGGCGCCAAGAAGAAgcgcaagaagaagaagaagggcaGAGCGGGCCCCGCGG GACAAGAAACTGATAAAGAAATGGAAGGTGCTCTTGATGATGTAGCAAAACAATTGGACAAGCAAGCActagaggagaaggaaaaagatgatgatgatgaag ATGGAGAGGGTGAAGGAGATGGAGCtactgggaaaaagaaaaagaagaagaaaaagaagaaaggac CTAAGGTCCAGACTGATCCACCTTCTATTCCAATATGTGATCTATTTCCCAGCAATGTATTCCCGAAGGGAGAAGAATGTGAATATCCACCAACACAAGATGG GCGAACTGCTGCTTGGAGAATAACtagtgaagaaaagaaagcactAGACCAAGCCAGCGAGGAAATCTGGAATGATTTTCGGGAGGCTGCAGAGGCACACAGACAAGTGAGGAAATACGTTATGAGCTGGATAAAACCTGGAATGACAATGATAGAAATCTG TGAAAAACTAGAAGACTGCTCACGTAAGCTGATAAAGGAAAATGGTTTAAATGCAGGTCTTGCATTTCCTACGGGGTGTTCTCTGAATAATTGTGCTGCCCACTACACTCCCAATGCTGGCGATCCAACAGTCCTGCAATACAATGATATTTGCAAAATAGATTTTGGAACACATATTAGTG GTCGTATTATTGACTGTGCTTTTACAGTCACATTCAATCCAAAATATGACAGATTATTACAAGCTGTAAAGGATGCCACAAATACTGGAATAAAG tgtgcTGGGATAGATGTTCGTCTCTGTGATGTGGGAGAGGCCATACAGGAAGTTATGGAGTCTTACGAAGTTGAAATTGATGGCAAAACATACCAAG TGAAGCCAATTCGCAATTTGAATGGACACTCCATTGGGCCGTATAGGATACATGCTGGAAAGACAGTACCCATTGTGAAAGGAGGAGAAGCCACAAGAATGGAG GAAGGTGAAGTGTATGCTATCGAAACCTTTGGTAGCACAGGAAAAGGCGTTGTTCATGATGATATGGAGTGTTCTCATTATATGAAGAACTTTGATGTTGGGCATGTGCCAATAAG gcTTCCAAGAGCGAAACACTTACTAAATGTTATCAATGAAAACTTTGGTACTCTTGCCTTCTGCCGCCGGTGGCTGGATCGCCTGGGGGAGAGCAAATACCTGATGGCGCTGAAGAACCTGTGCGACCTGGGCATCGTGGATCCGTACCCGCCCCTGTGTGACATCAAGGGCTCGTACACGGCGCAGTTCGAGCACACCATCCTGCTGCGCCCCACCTGCAAGGAGGTCGTCAGCAGGGGAGACGACTACTAA